In Acanthochromis polyacanthus isolate Apoly-LR-REF ecotype Palm Island chromosome 18, KAUST_Apoly_ChrSc, whole genome shotgun sequence, the following proteins share a genomic window:
- the prodha gene encoding proline dehydrogenase 1, mitochondrial, producing the protein MSYTKFVPALVRANTGNIGKLRISPARCRSTVVSAKSQEEKEPQMDGCTVVEAVPVELISQTKNLSSTPLSKIHIDFDNTQEAYRSKGNIELLRSLLVFKLCTIDVLVEKNKELMDLSKKLLGQWMFEKVMKMTFYGQFVAGEDHNSIKPLIQKNQAFGVGAVLDYSVEEDLTQEEAEMKEMDSCVSEAEKESPGDDHREKKYKAHRQFGDRRGGVISARTYFYADEAKCDNQMETFMNCIRASGGASSDGFSAIKMTALGRPQFLLQFSEVLVKWRRFFNFLAAQQGISEMMVLEQKLELEQLKESLTEMGIGAKDDIENWFTGEKLGLSGTIDLLDWNSLINDTTKISNLLMVPNLETGQLEPLLNKFTAEEERQMKRMLQRMDILAKHAMDNGVRLMVDAEQTYFQPAISRLTLEMQRKFNREKPVIFNTYQCYLKEAYDNVTLDVELSRREGWYFGAKLVRGAYMYQERARAQEIGYEDPINPDYEATNRMYHRCLDYVLEEIEHSRKANVMVATHNEDTVKFTLEKMNEMGLSPTENKVYFGQLLGMCDQISFPLGQAGFPVYKYVPYGPVNEVIPYLSRRAQENRGFMKGSQRERSLLWKELKRRLLGGQILYKPVY; encoded by the exons atgTCGTACACTAAGTTCGTACCTGCGCTGGTCAGGGCCAACACGGGGAACATCGGAAAGCTGCGAATCTCACCCGCGAGATGCCGGTCGACGGTCGTGTCCGCCAAGAGCCAGGAGGAGAAGGAGCcgcagatggatggatgcacaGTGGTGGAGGCTGTGCCGGTGGAGCTCATCAGCCAGACCAAAAACCTGAGCAGCACGCCGCTCAGTAAAATCCACATCGACTTTGACAACACGCAGGAAGCTTACAGAAGCAAAGGGAACATCGAGCTGCTCAGAAGCCTGCTGGTCTTCAAACTGTGCACTATTGACGTCCTGGTTGAGAAGAACAAAGAG TTGATGGACCTGAGCAAGAAGCTCCTGGGTCAGTGGATGTTTGAGAAGGTGATGAAGATGACCTTCTACGGCCAGTTTGTGGCAGGAGAAGACCACAACTCCATCAAACCGCTCATCCAGAAGAACCAGGCCTTCGGTGTGGGGGCCGTTCTGGACTACAGTGTGGAAGAGGACCTGACACAGGAGGAGGCAGAGATGAAGGAAATGGA ctCATGTGTTTCTGAGGCAGAGAAAGAAAGTCCAG GCGACGATCATCGTGAGAAAAAGTACAAGGCCCATCGTCAGTTTGGAGACAGACGTGGAGGCGTCATCAGCGCTCGTACCTACTTCTATGCAGATGAGGCTAAATGTGACAACCAAATGGAGACGTTCATGAACTGCATTAGAGCCTCTG GTGGAGCTTCTAGTGATGGGTTTTCTGCCATCAAAATGACTGCTCTGGGACGCCCACAATTCCTG CTTCAGTTTTCTGAAGTCCTGGTTAAATGGAGACGCTTCTTTAACTTCCTCGCAGCACAACAGGGAATATCTGAAATGATGGTTTTGGAACAAAAGCTGGAACTGGAACAACTGAAG GAAAGCTTGACTGAGATGGGCATTGGAGCCAAAGATGACATTGAGAACTGGTTTACTGGAGAGAAGTTGGGTTTGTCAGG AACGATAGACCTGCTGGACTGGAACAGTTTGATAAATGATACAACAAAAATCTCCAATCTGCTCATGGTGCCCAACCTTGAG ACCGGCCAGCTGGAACCTTTGCTGAATAAATTCACAGCCGAGGAGGAGAGGCAGATGAAGAGAATGCTGCAGAGAATGGACATTCTGGCCAAG CATGCCATGGATAATGGGGTGAGGCTTATGGTGGATGCTGAGCAGACGTACTTCCAGCCAGCTATTAGTCGACTGACCCTGGAAATGCAGAGGAAATTCAACAGAGAGAAGCCGGTGATTTTCAACACTTACCAGTGTTACCTCAAG GAAGCCTATGACAATGTAACTCTGGATGTTGAGCTGTCTCGGCGGGAGGGCTGGTACTTTGGTGCCAAACTGGTCCGTGGAGCCTACATGTACCAAGAGAGAGCCAGAGCCCAGGAGATCGGCTACGAAGATCCAATAAACCCGGACTACGAGGCCACCAACAGGATGTATCACAG GTGTTTGGACTATGTGCTGGAGGAGATTGAACACAGCAGGAAAGCAAACGTCATGGTTGCCACTCACAATGAGGACACTGTGAAGTTCACCCTCGAGAA GATGAATGAGATGGGCCTTTCACCCACCGAGAATAAAGTTTACTTTGGACAGCTGCTCGGCATGTGTGACCAGATCAGCTTCCCGCTAG GTCAAGCCGGTTTCCCGGTCTATAAGTATGTTCCTTACGGCCCCGTCAACGAGGTCATTCCTTATCTGTCTCGCCGTGCTCAAGAGAACCGCGGCTTCATGAAGGGATCCCAGAGAGAGCGCAGCCtgctgtggaaggagctgaagcGCAGACTGCTGGGCGGTCAGATTTTGTACAAGCCTGTCTACTGA
- the gal3st1b gene encoding galactosylceramide sulfotransferase isoform X2, translating to MSGIKGRKCKALIRGLIPWILLPNIMLLLYCLTNPSQGKMSSQEDTCPLSMTRLLKKSSPMSSQSAESQSQQCSPKVNIMFMKTHKTASSTILNILFRFGEKHKLKFAFPDGRNDFFYPSPFLCSQVKDYRPGECFNIVCNHMRFNHQEVSKLLPPDAVYVTILRDPVDLFESSFHYYHRAVPLTWRIGGENKLDEFLNNPQAFYSPEAYNSFYLKNLLFFDFGLDNNLEADDPHVMRDIHNLSKHFHLVLIAEYFEESLILLKDLLCWSMDDILYFKLNARRSSSVSRLNPEMRAKALQWNGADWRLYQHFNATFWARVEAYGRERMKQEVNQLRRRNAEMKALCIEGGEAVGAQKIQDGRFRPWQPVGESSILGYNLKKDTDPKFKAICEKMVTPEIEYLSNLGVSLWLTRLWGWLKDTIY from the exons ATGTCTGGCATCAAAGGAAGAAAGTGCAAAGCTTTAATACGAGGGCTAATTCCCTGGATTTTACTGCCCAacatcatgctgctgctgtactGCTTGACGAATCCGAGCCAAGGGAAAATGAG CTCCCAAGAAGACACGTGTCCTCTCAGCATGACAAGATTATTAAAGAAAAGTTCACCAATGTCCTCTCAAAGTGCAGAATCCCAGTCACAACAGTGCTCTCCCAAAGTAAACATCATGTTCATGAAGACGCACAAAACTGCCAGCAGCACCATCCTCAACATTCTCTTCAGGTTTGGAGAAAAGCACAAGCTTAAGTTTGCATTTCCTGATGGACGCAACGACTTCTTCTACCCATCGCCCTTCCTGTGCTCCCAGGTGAAGGACTACAGGCCTGGAGAGTGTTTCAACATCGTCTGTAACCACATGCGATTTAACCATCAGGAAGTATCCAAGCTCCTGCCTCCGGATGCCGTGTACGTCACCATCCTACGAGACCCAGTGGATCTCTTCGAGTCCTCCTTCCATTACTACCACAGAGCAGTTCCCCTCACATGGAGGATTGGTGGAGAGAACAAACTGGACGAGTTTCTAAACAATCCTCAGGCCTTCTACAGTCCAGAGGCTTATAACTCATTCTATCTTAAAAATCTGCTCTTTTTTGACTTTGGTTTGGATAACAACCTTGAAGCTGATGATCCTCATGTAATGAGAGACATTCATAACTTATCAAAACATTTTCACCTAGTCCTCATTGCAGAATATTTTGAGGAGTCTCTTATTCTGCTGAAGGATTTACTCTGTTGGAGCATGGACGACATCCTGTATTTTAAGCTTAACGCTCGCAGAAGCTCGTCTGTGTCTCGGTTGAACCCTGAGATGAGAGCCAAAGCTCTGCAGTGGAACGGAGCCGACTGGAGACTgtaccagcattttaatgcTACCTTCTGGGCCAGAGTGGAGGCTTAtgggagagagagaatgaagcaGGAGGTAAACCAGCTGAGGAGAAGAAATGCTGAGATGAAGGCCCTCTGTATTGAAGGTGGAGAAGCTGTTGGAGCCCAGAAGATTCAGGATGGGCGTTTCCGGCCCTGGCAGCCGGTTGGAGAGAGTTCCATCCTGGGTTACAACCTAAAAAAAGACACTGATCCCAAATTCAAGGCAATTTGTGAGAAAATGGTCACACCTGAAATAGAATACTTATCAAACTTAGGTGTGAGCCTGTGGCTGACCAGGCTATGGGGATGGTTAAAAGATACCATTTACTGA
- the gal3st1b gene encoding galactosylceramide sulfotransferase isoform X1: MSGIKGRKCKALIRGLIPWILLPNIMLLLYCLTNPSQGKMSSSQEDTCPLSMTRLLKKSSPMSSQSAESQSQQCSPKVNIMFMKTHKTASSTILNILFRFGEKHKLKFAFPDGRNDFFYPSPFLCSQVKDYRPGECFNIVCNHMRFNHQEVSKLLPPDAVYVTILRDPVDLFESSFHYYHRAVPLTWRIGGENKLDEFLNNPQAFYSPEAYNSFYLKNLLFFDFGLDNNLEADDPHVMRDIHNLSKHFHLVLIAEYFEESLILLKDLLCWSMDDILYFKLNARRSSSVSRLNPEMRAKALQWNGADWRLYQHFNATFWARVEAYGRERMKQEVNQLRRRNAEMKALCIEGGEAVGAQKIQDGRFRPWQPVGESSILGYNLKKDTDPKFKAICEKMVTPEIEYLSNLGVSLWLTRLWGWLKDTIY; encoded by the exons ATGTCTGGCATCAAAGGAAGAAAGTGCAAAGCTTTAATACGAGGGCTAATTCCCTGGATTTTACTGCCCAacatcatgctgctgctgtactGCTTGACGAATCCGAGCCAAGGGAAAATGAG CAGCTCCCAAGAAGACACGTGTCCTCTCAGCATGACAAGATTATTAAAGAAAAGTTCACCAATGTCCTCTCAAAGTGCAGAATCCCAGTCACAACAGTGCTCTCCCAAAGTAAACATCATGTTCATGAAGACGCACAAAACTGCCAGCAGCACCATCCTCAACATTCTCTTCAGGTTTGGAGAAAAGCACAAGCTTAAGTTTGCATTTCCTGATGGACGCAACGACTTCTTCTACCCATCGCCCTTCCTGTGCTCCCAGGTGAAGGACTACAGGCCTGGAGAGTGTTTCAACATCGTCTGTAACCACATGCGATTTAACCATCAGGAAGTATCCAAGCTCCTGCCTCCGGATGCCGTGTACGTCACCATCCTACGAGACCCAGTGGATCTCTTCGAGTCCTCCTTCCATTACTACCACAGAGCAGTTCCCCTCACATGGAGGATTGGTGGAGAGAACAAACTGGACGAGTTTCTAAACAATCCTCAGGCCTTCTACAGTCCAGAGGCTTATAACTCATTCTATCTTAAAAATCTGCTCTTTTTTGACTTTGGTTTGGATAACAACCTTGAAGCTGATGATCCTCATGTAATGAGAGACATTCATAACTTATCAAAACATTTTCACCTAGTCCTCATTGCAGAATATTTTGAGGAGTCTCTTATTCTGCTGAAGGATTTACTCTGTTGGAGCATGGACGACATCCTGTATTTTAAGCTTAACGCTCGCAGAAGCTCGTCTGTGTCTCGGTTGAACCCTGAGATGAGAGCCAAAGCTCTGCAGTGGAACGGAGCCGACTGGAGACTgtaccagcattttaatgcTACCTTCTGGGCCAGAGTGGAGGCTTAtgggagagagagaatgaagcaGGAGGTAAACCAGCTGAGGAGAAGAAATGCTGAGATGAAGGCCCTCTGTATTGAAGGTGGAGAAGCTGTTGGAGCCCAGAAGATTCAGGATGGGCGTTTCCGGCCCTGGCAGCCGGTTGGAGAGAGTTCCATCCTGGGTTACAACCTAAAAAAAGACACTGATCCCAAATTCAAGGCAATTTGTGAGAAAATGGTCACACCTGAAATAGAATACTTATCAAACTTAGGTGTGAGCCTGTGGCTGACCAGGCTATGGGGATGGTTAAAAGATACCATTTACTGA
- the LOC110951531 gene encoding cytochrome b-c1 complex subunit 9, with translation MSLGKSVYHLLFRRTSTFAVTIMVGAVFFERLFDQGGDAIFEQMNRGKLWKHIKHNYENKEEE, from the exons ATGTCGCTGGGTAAGTCCGTGTACCATCTTCTCTTCAGGAGAACGTCCACTTTCGCTGTAACCATCATGGTTGGAGCAGTTTTCTTCGAACGGTTATTTGACCAAGGCGGTGACGCTATTTTTGAGCAAATGAACCGGGGG AAACTATGGAAGCACATCAAACACAACTACGAGAACAAAGAGGAAGAATAG